The DNA sequence CTCCTCGGGGACGGCCTCGTTCCGGGGCGCGATATGTTGGTTGTGGGCTGCGATAACTCGGCGATCGCTTCGTCGCGCGCCCTCTCTCTGACGTCGATAGATCGTGCGCCGTCACGTGTCGCGAGCCTCGCTGTCGATCAGGCGATCGCACGAGCGCTCAGCGACGGTGGCAGCCCGGCTCGTCAGCGTGTTGACACGGAACTCGTCGTGCGGGCGAGCACGGGATAGCCGCGCGGAACGAACTGCCCGTGAGCCCGGCCCGCGCGACCGTCCGCGCTTACTGCACTGAGGACATCAGGCACTCAACGAGCGTGGCATGCACGTTGGGTGTGCCGAGGAGAATCGATCCCTTGTAGCGCACGTCGAGCGGAGTTCCGTCCAAGCGCGTCGCGAGCGCACCGCACTCGGTGGCGATGAGCGTCGCTGCGGCGATGTCCCACGGTGAGACCCACATGTGGACGAATGCTCCAGCCCGGCCGACAGCAACTTCCACGCACTCGAGCGCTGCGGAGCCGTAGCGCCGATGGCCACGGCTGTCCTGAAGCGCGCGGGCAAGCCGAGGCAGCGCGAGGATCTCTTTGATGTCGGTGATGATAATGGCGTCACGATACGTTGACACATCCGTTGCCTGCGTGAGAGGAACCCCATCGACCCACGCTCCTTGGCCTCGGATCGCGTGATAAATGCGTCCGGCGACAACGTCGGCGACCACGCCAAGGACCGGAGTTCCGTCCTCGCACAAGGCTAAGGACACCGCATAATCGCGGTGGGTTTCCACGTAGTTCATCGTGCCGTCGAT is a window from the Schaalia odontolytica genome containing:
- a CDS encoding inositol monophosphatase family protein, which translates into the protein MTVDMEHLLNAAIEAVRRGMNIALHPPVELDVHTKANRNDLVTAVDKAIEADIASHLHAVTGLPLLGEEGHAVDSFAGLVWVLDPIDGTMNYVETHRDYAVSLALCEDGTPVLGVVADVVAGRIYHAIRGQGAWVDGVPLTQATDVSTYRDAIIITDIKEILALPRLARALQDSRGHRRYGSAALECVEVAVGRAGAFVHMWVSPWDIAAATLIATECGALATRLDGTPLDVRYKGSILLGTPNVHATLVECLMSSVQ